From bacterium, the proteins below share one genomic window:
- a CDS encoding 3D domain-containing protein: MEKETKENKRIDIEKWIFRCVIGLGIFIAGVQVGIWQGRRLEREENNIQLNGIQSVEAVATAYSPERRQCDNDPYITAINKRVKEGGIAVSRPLEKILPLGSWVYIDGKFYIVNDRMNKKWQDYRIDIFCWDKKKAFEYGKRKTIIWYR, from the coding sequence ATGGAAAAAGAAACAAAAGAAAATAAAAGGATAGATATAGAAAAATGGATATTTAGATGTGTTATTGGGTTAGGGATTTTTATAGCAGGGGTGCAGGTAGGGATATGGCAGGGCAGAAGGCTGGAAAGAGAAGAAAACAACATCCAACTCAACGGCATTCAATCCGTAGAAGCTGTTGCGACTGCCTATTCTCCAGAGAGAAGACAGTGCGATAACGACCCTTACATCACAGCAATCAACAAAAGAGTAAAAGAAGGTGGGATTGCTGTATCAAGACCTCTGGAAAAAATTTTGCCTCTAGGAAGTTGGGTCTACATTGACGGCAAATTTTATATTGTCAATGATAGAATGAATAAGAAGTGGCAAGATTATCGAATAGACATATTTTGTTGGGACAAAAAGAAAGCTTTCGAATATGGAAAAAGAAAAACAATAATTTGGTATAGATAA